One window of Dechloromonas sp. ZY10 genomic DNA carries:
- a CDS encoding lactate utilization protein C encodes MSARDRILAKLRAAAPSTVNATPQVGDWYAQHRPVEDAATKAQRFRHFIELAHAEVHTVNRGNWIQKLWEVLATKELRRLLLAPESEHGARAFEALTELGVECTAYHQPIEQGKDVMFRHIPASLTGARAAIAETGTLILWPDAHEPRLMSLVPPVHIVLLDASKIYNTFFEAMTSEGWNNGLPTNALLISGPSKTADIQQTLAYGAHGPKELVVLLLEESAP; translated from the coding sequence ATGAGCGCCCGTGACCGAATCCTCGCCAAATTACGTGCTGCGGCACCGTCGACCGTGAATGCGACACCGCAGGTTGGCGACTGGTACGCCCAGCATCGCCCCGTTGAAGATGCGGCCACCAAGGCGCAGCGTTTCCGCCATTTCATCGAACTGGCGCATGCCGAAGTACACACCGTCAATCGCGGCAACTGGATCCAGAAACTGTGGGAAGTATTGGCCACCAAGGAACTGCGCCGCCTGTTACTGGCACCTGAAAGCGAGCACGGCGCCCGCGCTTTCGAAGCGCTGACCGAACTGGGCGTTGAGTGCACCGCTTACCACCAGCCGATTGAGCAAGGCAAGGACGTGATGTTCCGCCATATTCCGGCCAGCCTGACCGGTGCCCGCGCCGCGATTGCCGAAACCGGCACCTTGATCCTGTGGCCGGACGCGCACGAACCGCGCTTGATGTCGCTGGTGCCGCCGGTGCATATCGTGCTGCTCGACGCGAGCAAGATTTACAACACCTTCTTTGAGGCAATGACCAGCGAAGGCTGGAACAACGGTTTGCCGACCAACGCCCTGCTGATTTCCGGCCCGTCCAAAACCGCCGACATCCAGCAGACGCTGGCCTACGGCGCGCACGGCCCGAAGGAGTTGGTCGTCCTGTTGCTGGAGGAGTCCGCACCATGA
- the ppsA gene encoding phosphoenolpyruvate synthase yields MEALVIPFEKLRMTDVEQVGGKNASLGEMISQLADTGVRVPGGFATTAHAYRIFLAQSGLDAKINAALDALDVEDVNALVKTGAEIRQWVLDTPFPMELTIAITEQYQRLVAESNADMSFAVRSSATAEDLPDASFAGQQETFLNIVGLENIMHAIKEVFASLYNDRAISYRVHKGFLHADVALSAGIQRMVRSDKGAAGVMFTLDTESGFRDAVFVTSSYGLGETVVQGAVNPDEFYVHKPMLDAGKKAVVRRNLGSKMIKMTFAAEKVAGKSTITEDVEESLRHQFSINDEEVMELARYAQIIEKHYQRPMDIEWGKDGVDGKLYILQARPETVQSQAHAGKQEKFKLKSYSKVLASGRAIGQKIGVGPVRVVKDPREMDQVKPGDVLVADMTDPNWEPVMKRASAIVTNRGGRTCHAAIIARELGIPAIVGCGDATETLTEGEVVTVSCTEGDTGHVYRGRLDYEVTTRDISAMPDVPVKVMMNVGNPELAFEFAQLPNAGVGLARVEFIINNVIGIHPKAILDVERLPASKREEIKRRARGYATPKDFFVEKLVEGVSTIAAAFWPNPVIVRLSDFKSNEYRKLLGGDLYEPEEENPMLGFRGASRYIADSFRDCFEMECRAMKRVREEMGLTNVQLMVPFVRTVGEGQAVVDLLAEHGLKQGENELKLIMMCEIPSNALLADDFLKIFDGFSIGSNDLTQLTLGLDRDSGLVANLFDERDPAVKMLLGMAIAAANKAGKYIGICGQGPSDHPDLAEWLMDQGISSISLNPDTVVDTWTRLATHKKA; encoded by the coding sequence ATGGAAGCCCTGGTCATCCCCTTTGAAAAACTGCGCATGACGGACGTCGAGCAAGTCGGCGGCAAGAATGCTTCGCTGGGCGAAATGATCTCCCAGCTGGCCGATACCGGTGTACGCGTGCCGGGCGGCTTTGCCACCACTGCCCACGCCTACCGCATCTTCCTGGCCCAGTCCGGCCTGGACGCCAAGATCAACGCCGCGCTCGACGCGCTGGATGTCGAAGACGTCAATGCCCTGGTCAAGACCGGTGCCGAGATCCGTCAGTGGGTGCTTGATACCCCGTTCCCGATGGAATTGACCATCGCCATCACCGAGCAGTACCAGCGCCTGGTGGCCGAATCGAACGCCGACATGTCCTTCGCCGTGCGCTCCTCGGCTACCGCCGAAGATCTGCCGGATGCTTCCTTCGCCGGTCAGCAGGAAACCTTCCTCAACATCGTCGGCCTGGAAAACATCATGCACGCGATCAAGGAAGTGTTCGCGTCGCTGTACAACGACCGCGCCATTTCCTACCGCGTGCACAAGGGCTTCCTGCACGCCGACGTGGCCCTGTCCGCCGGTATCCAGCGCATGGTCCGCTCCGACAAGGGCGCGGCCGGCGTGATGTTCACCCTCGACACCGAATCCGGTTTCCGCGATGCCGTGTTCGTCACCTCCAGCTACGGCCTGGGTGAGACCGTCGTTCAGGGCGCGGTCAATCCGGACGAGTTCTACGTGCACAAGCCGATGCTCGACGCCGGCAAGAAGGCCGTGGTCCGCCGCAACCTCGGCTCCAAGATGATCAAGATGACCTTTGCCGCCGAGAAGGTCGCCGGCAAGTCCACGATCACCGAAGATGTCGAAGAATCCCTGCGTCACCAGTTCTCGATCAACGACGAAGAAGTCATGGAACTGGCCCGCTACGCCCAGATCATCGAAAAGCACTACCAGCGTCCGATGGACATCGAGTGGGGCAAGGACGGTGTCGACGGCAAGCTGTACATCCTGCAGGCCCGCCCGGAAACCGTGCAGTCGCAGGCGCACGCCGGCAAGCAGGAAAAGTTCAAGCTCAAGTCCTACTCCAAGGTGCTGGCTTCCGGCCGCGCCATCGGCCAGAAGATCGGCGTCGGCCCGGTGCGCGTGGTCAAGGACCCGCGCGAAATGGACCAGGTCAAGCCGGGCGACGTGCTGGTCGCCGACATGACTGACCCGAACTGGGAACCGGTGATGAAGCGCGCTTCCGCCATCGTCACCAACCGGGGTGGCCGTACCTGCCACGCCGCGATCATCGCGCGTGAATTGGGCATTCCGGCCATCGTCGGCTGCGGTGACGCGACCGAAACCCTGACCGAGGGCGAAGTGGTGACCGTCAGCTGTACCGAAGGCGATACCGGCCACGTCTATCGCGGCCGCCTCGACTACGAAGTCACCACCCGCGACATCTCGGCGATGCCGGACGTGCCGGTCAAGGTGATGATGAACGTCGGCAACCCGGAACTGGCCTTCGAATTCGCCCAGCTGCCGAACGCCGGCGTGGGTCTGGCCCGTGTCGAGTTCATCATCAACAACGTGATCGGCATCCACCCCAAGGCCATCCTCGACGTCGAGCGCCTGCCGGCTTCCAAGCGCGAGGAAATCAAGCGCCGTGCGCGCGGCTACGCCACGCCGAAGGACTTCTTCGTCGAAAAGCTGGTGGAAGGTGTGTCGACCATCGCTGCCGCCTTCTGGCCGAACCCGGTGATCGTTCGCCTCTCCGACTTCAAGTCCAACGAGTACCGCAAGCTGCTCGGCGGCGACCTCTACGAGCCGGAAGAAGAAAACCCGATGCTCGGCTTCCGTGGCGCTTCGCGTTACATCGCCGACAGCTTCCGCGACTGTTTCGAGATGGAATGCCGCGCCATGAAGCGTGTGCGTGAAGAAATGGGCCTGACCAACGTTCAGTTGATGGTTCCGTTCGTCCGCACCGTCGGCGAAGGCCAGGCGGTGGTCGATCTGCTGGCCGAACACGGCCTGAAGCAGGGCGAAAACGAGCTGAAGCTGATCATGATGTGCGAAATCCCGTCCAACGCCCTGTTGGCCGACGATTTCCTGAAGATCTTCGACGGCTTCTCGATCGGCTCCAACGACCTGACCCAGCTGACCCTCGGCCTGGACCGCGACTCCGGTCTGGTTGCCAACCTGTTCGACGAGCGCGACCCGGCGGTCAAAATGCTGCTCGGCATGGCCATCGCCGCCGCCAACAAGGCCGGCAAGTACATCGGCATCTGCGGCCAAGGCCCGTCCGACCACCCCGATCTGGCCGAATGGCTGATGGACCAGGGCATCTCGTCGATCTCCCTGAACCCGGACACCGTGGTCGACACCTGGACCCGTCTGGCGACGCACAAAAAGGCCTGA
- a CDS encoding FCD domain-containing protein, with translation MPGKLQVPRISDAIASTLERRILEGSLRPGDRLPAERELAVELGVSRPSLREAIQKLASKGMLQSRQGGGTFVTDALETSFSDPWADMMVGHPNLREDMLEFRRMLEGQAAEWAAERATDADLQRLGQSFAALQATFESDDTDQRSEADIAFHQAIGDAAHNVLIGHLSGALLRLMNDNIRLNLGELKSVPAASRLLIAQHTAIYEAVRDKKPQAARSAAETHIDFVRETLAQTLRSVARRETAERRLGSDFHSS, from the coding sequence ATGCCCGGCAAACTGCAGGTTCCCCGTATCTCCGATGCCATCGCTTCGACACTGGAGCGGCGCATTCTTGAAGGCTCGTTGCGGCCGGGAGATCGCCTGCCCGCCGAGCGCGAATTGGCGGTCGAACTGGGGGTGTCGCGGCCCAGTTTGCGCGAGGCAATCCAGAAACTGGCGTCGAAGGGCATGTTGCAAAGCCGCCAGGGCGGTGGCACTTTCGTCACCGATGCGCTGGAAACCAGCTTTTCCGACCCTTGGGCCGACATGATGGTGGGCCATCCGAATTTGCGCGAAGACATGCTCGAATTCCGCCGCATGCTCGAAGGGCAGGCCGCCGAATGGGCGGCCGAGCGTGCCACCGATGCCGACCTGCAACGCCTGGGACAGAGTTTTGCCGCCTTGCAGGCGACCTTCGAATCCGACGATACCGATCAACGTTCCGAAGCTGATATTGCCTTTCACCAAGCCATCGGCGACGCCGCGCACAATGTACTGATCGGCCATTTGTCCGGCGCCTTGCTGCGCCTGATGAACGACAACATCCGCCTCAACCTCGGCGAACTGAAAAGCGTGCCGGCCGCCAGCCGGCTGCTGATTGCGCAGCACACGGCAATTTACGAGGCGGTGCGTGACAAGAAACCGCAGGCCGCGCGCAGCGCCGCCGAAACCCATATCGATTTTGTCCGCGAGACCCTGGCGCAAACCCTGCGTTCGGTGGCTCGCCGCGAGACGGCAGAACGTCGGCTCGGCAGCGATTTTCACTCTTCCTGA
- a CDS encoding LutB/LldF family L-lactate oxidation iron-sulfur protein produces the protein MSQSHEHTLHFRPADGFRERAGEVVANPFLRQSFRGAMDFLMQKRAAQFPNPEELESLRSLGEQIRQYNLSKLPDLLEQLEANLTRNGIQVHWAETPEEANAIILGICHQHSAKLMVKGKSMVSEEIELNHAAEAAGIEALESDMGEYIVQLAHEKPSHIIMPAIHKTKEQIAQLFAENVPGVEYTDNVDALIQIGRQVLREKFEIADIGLSGVNFAVAETGTLCLVENEGNGRMCTTAPPVHIAITGIEKIVEKLEHVPPLYSLLTRSATGQNISTYFNMISGPRQPGEKDGPQEVHLVLLDNGRSQAYADEQLRKTLQCIRCGACMNHCPVYARIGGHAYGTTYPGPIGKIISPHLLGLEATAGLTTASSLCGACGEVCPVKIPIPELLIRLREESFSEPQANLGKTPAMRGQGAGYSPLISAIWRAWATVYASPALYRGVSWLGSRLRWLVPRRQGGWTRVRTPLQPAPKRLRDLLQDRN, from the coding sequence ATGAGCCAGAGCCACGAACACACCCTGCACTTCCGCCCGGCCGACGGTTTTCGCGAGCGGGCCGGCGAAGTGGTCGCCAATCCGTTCCTGCGCCAGAGTTTCCGTGGCGCGATGGATTTCCTGATGCAGAAGCGCGCGGCGCAGTTCCCCAATCCGGAGGAACTGGAAAGCCTGCGCAGCCTCGGCGAGCAGATCCGCCAGTACAACCTGAGCAAACTGCCCGACCTGCTCGAACAGCTGGAAGCCAACCTGACCCGTAACGGCATCCAGGTACACTGGGCGGAAACGCCGGAGGAAGCCAACGCGATCATCCTCGGCATCTGCCACCAGCACTCGGCCAAGCTGATGGTCAAAGGCAAGTCGATGGTCAGCGAGGAAATCGAGCTCAACCACGCTGCCGAAGCGGCCGGGATCGAAGCGCTGGAATCCGACATGGGCGAATACATCGTCCAGCTGGCGCATGAAAAGCCGTCGCACATCATCATGCCGGCGATCCACAAGACCAAGGAACAGATCGCCCAACTCTTTGCCGAGAACGTCCCCGGCGTCGAGTACACCGACAACGTCGATGCGCTGATCCAGATCGGCCGCCAGGTCCTGCGCGAAAAATTCGAAATCGCCGACATCGGCCTCTCCGGCGTCAATTTCGCCGTCGCCGAAACCGGCACCCTGTGCCTGGTCGAAAACGAAGGCAACGGCCGGATGTGCACCACCGCGCCGCCGGTGCATATTGCGATTACCGGCATCGAGAAGATCGTCGAAAAGCTGGAGCATGTGCCGCCGCTGTACTCGCTGCTGACCCGCTCGGCGACCGGCCAGAACATCTCGACCTACTTCAACATGATCTCCGGGCCGCGCCAGCCGGGCGAGAAGGACGGGCCGCAAGAGGTGCATTTGGTCCTGCTCGACAACGGCCGCAGCCAGGCCTACGCCGACGAACAGCTGCGCAAGACGCTGCAATGCATCCGCTGTGGCGCCTGCATGAACCACTGCCCGGTCTATGCGCGGATCGGCGGCCACGCCTACGGCACGACCTACCCCGGCCCGATCGGCAAGATCATCTCGCCGCACCTGCTCGGGCTCGAAGCCACTGCCGGCCTGACCACCGCTTCGTCGCTGTGCGGCGCTTGCGGCGAGGTCTGCCCGGTCAAGATTCCGATCCCGGAATTGCTGATCCGCCTGCGCGAAGAATCGTTCTCCGAACCGCAAGCGAACTTGGGTAAAACGCCGGCCATGCGCGGCCAGGGCGCCGGCTATTCACCGCTGATCTCGGCAATCTGGCGCGCCTGGGCCACGGTCTACGCTTCGCCGGCCTTGTATCGCGGCGTCTCCTGGCTGGGTAGCCGTCTGCGCTGGCTGGTACCGCGCCGGCAAGGCGGCTGGACCCGCGTCCGTACCCCGTTGCAACCGGCGCCCAAGCGCCTGCGCGACCTGTTGCAGGACCGTAACTAA
- a CDS encoding (Fe-S)-binding protein codes for MTTPSSPATAPRPRDVYFFATCVVDQFFPGAGMDAITLLEREGIRVHFPADQTCCGQPAYTSGFADEARKVAAHQLTLFPEDWPVVVPSGSCAGMMKHHYPTLFAADPARKAEAEKLSARVYELTQFLVEILDFKPQDCGSDCTVVLHTSCSARREMGVHLTGKQLLAGLKNVHIAQQDHESECCGFGGTFSVKQPEISSAMVEDKVKSLKATGAERVVSADCGCLMNILGHAAWKDLQEGRKEPSLPGEHIASFLLRRSGGQPAELESQQ; via the coding sequence ATGACCACTCCTTCTTCGCCTGCGACTGCACCGCGTCCGCGCGACGTCTATTTCTTCGCGACCTGCGTCGTCGACCAGTTCTTCCCGGGAGCCGGGATGGATGCCATCACCCTGCTTGAACGCGAAGGCATCCGCGTGCATTTCCCCGCTGACCAGACCTGCTGCGGCCAACCCGCCTATACCAGCGGTTTTGCCGACGAAGCACGCAAGGTTGCCGCGCACCAGCTGACGCTGTTCCCCGAAGACTGGCCGGTCGTCGTACCCTCTGGCTCCTGCGCCGGGATGATGAAGCACCACTATCCGACGCTGTTTGCCGCCGACCCGGCACGCAAAGCCGAGGCCGAAAAGCTGTCGGCGCGCGTTTATGAACTGACCCAGTTCCTGGTCGAAATCCTTGATTTCAAGCCGCAGGACTGCGGCAGCGACTGCACGGTGGTCTTGCATACCTCGTGCTCGGCCCGCCGCGAAATGGGGGTACACCTGACCGGCAAACAACTGCTCGCCGGCCTGAAAAACGTCCACATCGCCCAACAGGACCACGAATCCGAGTGCTGCGGCTTTGGCGGCACCTTCTCCGTGAAGCAACCGGAAATCTCCAGCGCAATGGTCGAAGACAAGGTCAAATCGCTCAAGGCAACCGGCGCCGAGCGCGTGGTCAGCGCCGACTGCGGCTGCCTGATGAACATCCTCGGCCATGCTGCCTGGAAAGACCTGCAGGAAGGCCGCAAGGAACCTTCGCTGCCCGGCGAACATATCGCCAGCTTCCTGCTGCGCCGCAGCGGCGGTCAGCCGGCTGAACTGGAGAGCCAACAATGA